Proteins co-encoded in one Hymenobacter swuensis DY53 genomic window:
- a CDS encoding S8 family peptidase translates to MRLPLLFLFLRSLLILGVLSSSALPVAAQLTSAEVPVKTVVAGRVVFKLKPAPTAQRPAPGLTGNSVLDATLTRIQAQAVQPKFPHARPPGPDQPGAVDLGLIFQAALPDGASVEAVCQALRKTGTVEYAEPVYYYPPLLQTSDPLADSTRTGGQYHLKNIRAYRAWDVTQGDTSVVIAIADGGTRLTHEDLASQIQVNRRDPIDGVDNDQDGYVDNYYGWDFADNDNDPTREANSVHGILVAGCASAATNNGKGIAGVGFRCRFMPLKIYSSNTTGSFAGYEAIVYAADHGCRVINLSWGAAGGRSQYEQDIITYAAINRDAVVVAAAGNTPADLDFYPASYQHVLSVATTTSTDERSANATFSRRVDLSAPGTQILTTLGNSDTDYFAVGGSSFAAPLVAGAAGLVRTRFPHYNAAQVAAQLRRTTDNIDALPGNAAYAGRIGSGRLNVLRAVTETGQHSARLVTRTFAPNRRAYAPGDTLRLAVQVQNLLQPVSNLTVTLSSLSPYVLVRQSTFTAGSMATLEQRSNAATPFRLTVAAAAPLNTKAVVRYRFQDAATGYQEDQYETILLNPDYVVLDAGDIALTLTSRGNIGYDGLGSDAGEGVTYRQGAPLLSEGGLLLATSATRVSDNVRNDRRGADVDFLTLNRAYLLAQPMRATQEAAGTFRDSLPSLTQGRTVGVRVRQHAYAEATSPHRDYVILEYQLTNLTTDTLKPLHVGLFMDWDLPGEAGRNVVEWDAARRLQYLFDPSDAQIFTGLRHLSGGQASAYAINNQAPASAAVRLADGFSAAEKFITLSIGTQNARLLTPTDASQVTGATLPFLAPADSVTVAFAVLAAPSLSQLQTAADAAATRYQQLLPTRTPWLAGVVLYPNPTTSLTRLDLPAGPATIQLFSGLGQLLSTRQVTGSSTVLDMSFYTPGLYLLRVQTRTGSTTLRLLRQQ, encoded by the coding sequence ATGCGGCTTCCTCTACTCTTTCTGTTCCTCCGCAGCCTGCTTATTTTGGGGGTACTGAGCAGTTCCGCACTACCGGTTGCTGCCCAGCTGACTTCCGCCGAAGTACCGGTTAAAACCGTAGTGGCGGGGCGGGTTGTGTTCAAGCTGAAACCGGCCCCAACGGCCCAGCGTCCGGCACCCGGCCTTACCGGCAATTCGGTACTTGATGCTACGCTCACGCGGATACAGGCACAGGCAGTACAGCCCAAATTTCCGCACGCCCGGCCGCCGGGTCCCGACCAGCCCGGGGCCGTTGATTTAGGCCTGATTTTTCAGGCGGCCTTGCCGGATGGAGCCTCTGTGGAAGCCGTTTGTCAGGCGTTGCGCAAAACCGGTACCGTAGAGTACGCCGAGCCGGTATATTACTACCCGCCCCTACTGCAAACCTCCGACCCATTGGCGGATTCCACCCGGACCGGGGGGCAGTATCACCTGAAGAATATCCGCGCCTACCGGGCCTGGGACGTTACACAGGGTGATACCAGCGTGGTAATTGCCATTGCCGATGGCGGCACCCGCCTCACCCACGAGGACCTGGCTTCGCAGATTCAGGTCAACCGCCGGGACCCGATTGACGGAGTCGACAATGACCAGGATGGCTACGTGGACAATTACTACGGCTGGGATTTTGCCGACAACGACAACGACCCCACCCGCGAGGCCAACAGCGTACATGGCATTCTGGTAGCCGGCTGCGCTTCTGCCGCTACCAATAACGGCAAAGGCATAGCCGGGGTAGGCTTCCGGTGCCGGTTTATGCCGCTGAAAATCTATTCCAGCAACACCACGGGCTCTTTTGCGGGCTACGAGGCCATTGTGTACGCCGCCGACCACGGCTGCCGGGTTATCAACCTGTCCTGGGGCGCGGCGGGTGGCCGTTCCCAGTATGAGCAGGATATTATCACCTACGCCGCCATCAACCGCGACGCGGTAGTAGTTGCCGCTGCCGGTAACACGCCCGCCGACCTCGACTTCTACCCCGCCAGCTACCAGCATGTGCTGTCCGTAGCCACTACTACCTCCACCGATGAGCGCAGTGCTAACGCCACGTTCAGCCGGCGCGTAGATCTATCGGCGCCCGGCACCCAGATTCTGACTACCTTGGGCAACTCAGATACCGATTATTTCGCGGTGGGCGGCTCCTCATTTGCGGCCCCGTTGGTAGCCGGAGCGGCGGGCCTAGTACGCACCCGGTTTCCGCATTATAACGCTGCTCAAGTAGCAGCCCAGCTGCGCCGTACCACCGATAACATTGATGCCCTGCCCGGCAACGCTGCCTACGCCGGCCGCATTGGTTCGGGCCGCCTCAACGTGCTGCGGGCCGTCACGGAAACCGGCCAGCACTCCGCCCGACTGGTAACGCGCACATTCGCTCCCAACCGCCGGGCCTACGCCCCCGGCGACACGTTGCGGTTGGCTGTGCAGGTCCAGAACCTGTTACAGCCCGTCAGCAACCTAACCGTCACGCTTTCTTCCCTGTCGCCTTATGTACTGGTGCGGCAAAGCACCTTTACGGCGGGAAGCATGGCCACGCTGGAGCAACGCTCGAATGCGGCGACTCCTTTCCGGCTGACCGTAGCGGCGGCGGCTCCGCTTAACACGAAAGCCGTGGTGCGCTACCGGTTTCAGGATGCGGCTACCGGATACCAGGAAGACCAGTACGAGACCATCCTGCTGAATCCTGATTACGTGGTGCTGGATGCCGGCGACATAGCCCTGACACTCACCAGCCGGGGCAACATCGGCTATGATGGTTTGGGCTCCGATGCGGGTGAGGGCGTGACTTACCGCCAGGGTGCGCCTTTGTTATCGGAAGGCGGCCTGTTGCTTGCTACTTCCGCTACCCGCGTGTCGGATAACGTGCGCAACGACCGGCGCGGAGCCGATGTGGACTTTCTGACCCTGAATCGGGCATATCTGCTGGCCCAGCCGATGCGCGCAACCCAGGAAGCAGCCGGTACTTTCCGCGACTCTCTCCCCAGCCTCACGCAGGGTCGCACCGTGGGGGTGCGGGTACGCCAGCATGCCTACGCCGAAGCCACATCACCGCACCGCGACTATGTTATTCTGGAATACCAACTCACCAATCTCACCACCGACACCCTGAAACCCCTGCATGTGGGGCTGTTTATGGACTGGGACCTGCCCGGTGAAGCCGGCCGTAACGTGGTGGAGTGGGATGCTGCCCGCCGACTGCAATACCTGTTCGATCCATCGGATGCCCAAATTTTCACTGGCCTGCGGCACCTGTCCGGTGGTCAGGCCAGTGCATACGCCATCAATAATCAAGCCCCTGCTTCCGCAGCCGTGCGCTTGGCCGATGGCTTCAGCGCGGCCGAAAAGTTCATCACCCTCAGCATCGGCACTCAGAACGCCCGCCTCCTGACGCCCACCGACGCCTCCCAGGTCACCGGCGCCACTCTCCCGTTCCTGGCCCCCGCCGATTCCGTCACGGTGGCGTTTGCCGTATTGGCAGCTCCCAGCCTCAGCCAGCTGCAGACTGCTGCCGATGCCGCCGCTACCCGCTACCAGCAGCTGTTGCCTACTCGTACGCCATGGCTGGCAGGCGTAGTCCTGTATCCCAATCCTACCACCAGCCTTACCCGGCTAGACCTTCCAGCAGGTCCCGCTACGATACAGCTGTTTTCAGGGCTGGGGCAATTGCTAAGCACTCGGCAGGTCACAGGCAGCTCTACCGTACTGGATATGAGTTTTTATACGCCGGGCTTATACTTGCTACGCGTTCAAACGCGCACCGGCAGTACCACGCTCCGGCTATTGCGGCAACAGTGA
- a CDS encoding LytR/AlgR family response regulator transcription factor, translated as MNALLVDDSRLARTELRHLLRAFPEVTVVGEARHAEEARTQLRELQPDVLFLDIHMPGETGFELLASLETAPHVIFTTAYDEYALRAFEVNALDYLLKPIQENRLAAALAKARAKLTAPVPALAPAAEPEPEEAAPTPLTEQDQVFVKDGERCWFVRLADIRLFEINGSYTQIYFEQHRPLIPRTLQHLEQRLDNRVFFRANRQQIINLKWVESIEPWFSNTLKIKLRGGPEVEVSRQQSVRFREMLSL; from the coding sequence ATGAATGCTTTGCTCGTTGATGATTCACGCTTGGCCCGCACCGAGCTGCGCCACCTACTGCGCGCTTTTCCGGAGGTAACCGTGGTAGGGGAAGCTCGCCACGCCGAAGAAGCCCGCACCCAGCTCCGGGAGCTGCAGCCCGACGTGCTGTTCCTGGACATCCATATGCCCGGCGAAACGGGTTTTGAACTGCTGGCTTCGCTGGAAACGGCTCCCCACGTCATTTTCACCACCGCCTACGATGAGTATGCGCTGCGGGCTTTTGAGGTAAACGCGCTGGATTATCTGCTCAAGCCCATTCAGGAAAACCGGTTGGCGGCAGCCTTGGCCAAAGCCCGGGCCAAACTGACCGCGCCGGTGCCCGCGCTGGCCCCTGCCGCCGAGCCCGAGCCGGAGGAAGCAGCCCCTACCCCACTCACTGAGCAGGATCAGGTATTTGTAAAGGATGGGGAACGGTGCTGGTTTGTGCGCCTGGCCGATATCCGGCTGTTTGAAATCAACGGCAGCTACACCCAGATTTACTTCGAGCAGCACCGGCCGCTGATTCCGCGCACGTTGCAGCACCTGGAGCAGCGGCTGGATAACCGCGTGTTTTTCCGGGCCAACCGCCAGCAGATTATCAACCTGAAATGGGTGGAGAGCATTGAACCCTGGTTCAGCAATACGCTCAAAATCAAGCTGCGCGGCGGCCCGGAAGTAGAAGTTTCGCGGCAGCAGTCGGTACGGTTCCGGGAAATGCTAAGTCTGTAA
- a CDS encoding sensor histidine kinase: MPLLPATSQPASEATRLRAVAAPTRLYWYCQLTGWTLYAVLNLFLFMSARGLTAELLLIDMAIVVPIALLSHGIRHFIRAANWLELAPVALLGRLFLLNLVASLLSQAIIWSLMIWVIKPSANGQSFSWGAFLLFAANVNILLWLWEGFYFGWHYLRRSREAEVNAWKLTAAVREAEMRTLKAQINPHFMFNGLNNIRALVMEDPARTRDMITHLSDLLRYSIQLNSAEQVPLHRELEIVEHYLQLEALQLEERLRYTLDVDPAALDVPIPPMTLQLLVENAIKHGLAPRPAGGFIHLTAQLNDSNTLHITVRNTGRYEPRTDHQGVGVRNARERLQLLFGAAAHLHLANDPHAPDVVVAHLQLPARLPAPDFAPARSLTTSPST, encoded by the coding sequence ATGCCGCTGCTGCCCGCCACTAGCCAACCCGCCAGCGAGGCAACCAGGCTGCGCGCCGTGGCTGCTCCTACTCGGCTCTATTGGTACTGTCAGCTGACGGGCTGGACGTTGTACGCCGTCCTGAACCTGTTTTTGTTTATGTCGGCGCGCGGGCTTACGGCTGAGCTGCTACTGATTGATATGGCCATTGTGGTGCCCATTGCACTGCTTTCCCACGGAATCCGGCACTTTATTCGGGCGGCTAACTGGCTGGAGCTGGCTCCCGTGGCGCTGCTGGGCCGCCTGTTCCTTCTGAATCTGGTGGCTTCCCTGCTAAGCCAGGCCATTATCTGGAGCCTGATGATCTGGGTGATTAAGCCATCGGCCAATGGCCAATCTTTCAGTTGGGGCGCATTCCTGCTATTCGCCGCCAACGTCAATATTCTGCTCTGGCTGTGGGAAGGCTTCTACTTTGGCTGGCACTACCTGCGCCGCTCCCGCGAAGCTGAGGTAAACGCCTGGAAGCTGACGGCCGCTGTGCGGGAAGCCGAAATGCGTACCCTCAAGGCTCAGATAAACCCGCACTTCATGTTCAACGGGCTCAACAACATCCGGGCACTGGTGATGGAAGACCCCGCCCGCACCCGCGACATGATTACCCACCTTTCCGATTTGCTACGCTATTCCATTCAACTGAACTCGGCCGAGCAGGTGCCACTACATCGGGAGCTGGAAATTGTGGAGCACTACCTTCAGCTAGAGGCTCTGCAGCTGGAGGAGCGGCTGCGTTACACCCTGGATGTGGACCCCGCTGCCCTCGATGTGCCCATTCCGCCCATGACGCTGCAGTTGCTGGTGGAAAATGCCATCAAGCACGGCCTGGCCCCCCGGCCGGCGGGGGGCTTCATTCACCTCACGGCCCAACTCAACGATTCGAACACCCTGCACATTACGGTGCGCAATACCGGCCGCTACGAACCCCGCACCGACCACCAGGGCGTAGGGGTCCGGAACGCCCGGGAAAGGCTACAGCTGCTGTTTGGAGCGGCAGCTCATCTGCATCTCGCCAACGACCCGCACGCCCCCGACGTGGTAGTGGCCCATCTGCAACTACCGGCCCGGCTGCCCGCGCCCGATTTCGCGCCCGCCCGTTCTCTTACCACCTCCCCATCTACCTAA
- a CDS encoding DUF7010 family protein — MVSAQQFDSLRLELATKAKSGLDFILAATLVWAAITFVWTLPLPVATRGFITFFVGALTLPLAWLLSKALNTVWTLPHNPLQPLGLVLNLAQLFYFPFLIFVFMRYPQHFVMCYGIITGAHFFPYAWLYRAPAYGVAAGLISAGCLALGLALAPAQLYLIPGFITVSLMGLAALLLLGHRRNAPAYAAAARH; from the coding sequence ATGGTTTCTGCTCAGCAGTTCGATTCCCTGCGCCTGGAACTCGCCACCAAAGCCAAAAGCGGCCTCGACTTTATTCTGGCCGCCACCCTGGTATGGGCTGCCATTACATTCGTCTGGACGCTGCCGCTGCCCGTGGCTACGCGGGGCTTCATCACGTTTTTTGTGGGCGCGCTTACGCTGCCGCTGGCCTGGCTGCTGTCCAAGGCCCTGAATACCGTCTGGACGCTGCCGCACAACCCGCTGCAGCCACTGGGCCTGGTGCTGAACCTGGCCCAGCTGTTTTACTTTCCCTTCCTGATTTTCGTATTTATGCGCTACCCCCAGCATTTTGTAATGTGCTACGGCATCATCACGGGGGCGCACTTTTTCCCGTACGCCTGGCTGTACCGGGCCCCGGCCTATGGGGTGGCGGCGGGCCTGATCAGCGCGGGCTGCCTGGCCCTGGGGCTGGCCCTGGCCCCGGCGCAGCTCTACCTAATTCCAGGCTTCATCACTGTATCGTTGATGGGGCTGGCGGCCCTTCTGCTGCTGGGCCACCGTCGTAACGCCCCCGCGTATGCCGCTGCTGCCCGCCACTAG
- a CDS encoding alpha/beta fold hydrolase: MNLTTRLRPVCSALLLSAAALLTAPTSAAPMMPAPTAMGTDNPAAHPNFTVRVVGKGQPVLLIPGLTCPGAVWDETVAHYQKQYQCHIISLAGFGGVPAPASTDKMLQNVRDQLLTYIKTQNLRQPAIIGHSLGGFMALWMSSTQPEAVGPLVIVDSLPFIGAIQNPAATVEQVRPMAEGMRKQVANGPINPAQQRQMTATMVTDTARINQVTRWGVQSAPAAVAQAMYDMYTTDLRADVARIQQPVLVLGSWAAYKGFGATKESTKAIFDQQYAKLPRHQVAMSEAGKHFLMYDDTQWFFQLSDAFLKQPSAATK, translated from the coding sequence ATGAACCTGACTACCCGCCTCCGTCCCGTTTGCTCCGCCCTGCTGCTCTCGGCCGCTGCGTTGCTCACCGCTCCCACTAGCGCCGCCCCGATGATGCCCGCTCCCACCGCAATGGGCACCGATAACCCCGCCGCCCACCCCAACTTCACGGTGCGGGTGGTGGGCAAGGGCCAGCCCGTGCTGCTGATTCCGGGCCTGACCTGCCCCGGCGCGGTGTGGGATGAAACGGTGGCGCACTACCAGAAACAGTACCAGTGCCACATCATCAGCCTAGCGGGGTTTGGGGGAGTGCCCGCGCCAGCCAGCACCGACAAAATGCTGCAAAATGTGCGCGACCAACTCCTGACGTACATCAAAACCCAGAACCTGCGCCAGCCCGCCATCATCGGCCACAGCCTGGGTGGGTTTATGGCCCTCTGGATGAGCAGTACCCAGCCCGAAGCCGTGGGGCCGCTGGTTATCGTGGATTCGTTGCCTTTCATCGGAGCCATCCAGAACCCGGCAGCCACCGTGGAGCAGGTACGGCCCATGGCAGAGGGGATGCGGAAGCAAGTAGCCAACGGCCCGATTAATCCGGCCCAGCAGCGCCAGATGACCGCCACCATGGTCACCGACACCGCCCGCATCAACCAGGTAACGCGCTGGGGCGTGCAGTCAGCACCGGCGGCCGTGGCCCAGGCTATGTACGATATGTACACCACCGATTTACGCGCCGACGTAGCCCGGATTCAGCAGCCGGTGCTGGTGCTGGGCTCCTGGGCCGCCTACAAGGGCTTCGGGGCCACTAAGGAAAGCACCAAGGCCATTTTCGACCAGCAGTATGCCAAGCTGCCCCGGCACCAGGTCGCAATGTCGGAAGCCGGCAAGCACTTCCTCATGTACGACGATACGCAGTGGTTTTTCCAGCTTTCGGATGCCTTTCTAAAGCAACCGAGCGCGGCCACGAAATAG
- a CDS encoding energy transducer TonB, protein MYPKLLPLLALLLLRTSFSWAQAETVALTESSQTVAGATVAPAPAGAPTVYHAADEMPAFPGGTEAFQKFLRKELKYPDDALRRGISGRVFIRFIVTDEGRIRDAEIVKGLGSGLDEEALRLVRIMPWWTPGRVNGQPVWVSYTMPIVFRALD, encoded by the coding sequence ATGTATCCAAAACTACTTCCCTTACTGGCGCTGCTGCTGCTCCGGACAAGTTTTTCATGGGCCCAGGCTGAAACGGTGGCCCTGACGGAAAGCAGCCAGACGGTGGCCGGGGCCACTGTGGCCCCGGCCCCGGCCGGCGCGCCCACCGTATACCACGCCGCCGATGAAATGCCCGCCTTCCCCGGCGGCACTGAAGCCTTCCAGAAGTTTCTGCGCAAGGAGCTGAAGTACCCTGATGACGCCCTGCGGCGCGGAATATCGGGGCGGGTGTTCATTCGGTTCATTGTTACCGATGAAGGCCGCATCCGCGACGCGGAAATAGTAAAGGGCCTGGGCAGTGGCCTCGATGAAGAAGCCCTGCGGCTGGTGCGTATCATGCCTTGGTGGACGCCCGGCCGCGTGAACGGGCAGCCCGTGTGGGTATCCTACACGATGCCTATCGTGTTTCGGGCATTGGATTAG
- a CDS encoding TonB family protein, which produces MPRLLFFATSLLLGLLTLTQGLAQPSARTYYTATGRRTATPDSAAYYTMVRKQGAGGTITTYQPNGRRLHQEQYSQLRAGQRHGLSTEWHAATGRRVASYPYSHGQLHGTVQTWYPNGRPRWQLAYRQGQRHGALRAWYPSGRLLRTETYRSGVLRSGHCYTRAGRDTTWFAFERPARFVGGDKALQQWLTRNLRYPASDLRNQVEGNVWVRFVLDKRGQVQNPEILKGISNSTDTEVLRLLKTMPAWEPAVVAGRAVAVPYELPVEFRIL; this is translated from the coding sequence ATGCCCCGCCTTCTATTTTTTGCCACTAGCCTGCTGCTGGGGCTGCTGACCCTTACGCAAGGGCTGGCTCAGCCTTCAGCCCGTACATATTACACCGCCACCGGCCGCCGCACTGCTACTCCCGACTCAGCCGCTTATTACACCATGGTGCGGAAGCAGGGCGCGGGCGGTACCATCACCACCTACCAGCCCAACGGTCGGCGTCTGCATCAGGAGCAGTATAGTCAGCTGCGGGCCGGGCAGCGGCACGGCCTCAGCACCGAATGGCACGCCGCTACGGGCCGGCGAGTTGCTAGCTACCCATACAGCCACGGCCAGCTACACGGAACGGTGCAGACTTGGTACCCGAATGGTCGGCCGCGTTGGCAACTGGCGTACCGGCAGGGGCAGCGGCACGGGGCGTTGCGGGCGTGGTATCCTTCGGGCCGCCTGCTGCGCACGGAAACCTACCGGTCCGGCGTGCTCCGGTCCGGCCATTGTTACACCCGCGCCGGCCGGGATACTACCTGGTTTGCTTTCGAGCGGCCCGCCCGGTTTGTGGGCGGCGACAAGGCGTTGCAACAGTGGCTCACACGGAATCTGCGCTATCCGGCCAGTGACCTGCGCAACCAAGTGGAAGGCAATGTGTGGGTGCGGTTTGTGCTGGATAAGCGGGGGCAGGTGCAAAACCCGGAAATACTCAAAGGCATCAGCAACAGTACCGATACGGAAGTGTTGCGCCTGCTCAAAACCATGCCCGCCTGGGAGCCGGCCGTAGTGGCGGGCCGGGCCGTAGCGGTACCGTATGAGCTGCCCGTGGAGTTCCGCATTCTGTAA
- a CDS encoding response regulator transcription factor, which produces MKILLVEDHAELARSIAGYLVQEHYICEVAATFDEAREKLILFTYDVVLLDIMLPDGNGINLLKLLRKEGVDSSVIIISAQNALDFKLTGLSEGADDYITKPFPLPELHARVKAIMRRRSPQKNNVLTFQDLTADLDSLECRVNGKLLNLTRKETNLLLYFIHNKGRMLSRQAIAAHLWGDYTDNLDSVDFVYQHVKNLRKKITDAGGQDYISTVYGFGYKFNAPE; this is translated from the coding sequence ATGAAAATTCTCCTGGTTGAAGACCACGCGGAACTGGCCCGCAGCATTGCCGGCTACCTGGTGCAGGAGCACTACATCTGCGAGGTGGCCGCCACCTTCGACGAGGCCCGCGAAAAGCTCATTCTCTTCACCTACGACGTGGTGCTGCTCGATATCATGCTGCCCGATGGCAACGGCATCAACCTGCTCAAGCTGCTGCGTAAGGAGGGCGTGGATAGCAGCGTCATCATCATTTCGGCCCAGAACGCGCTGGATTTCAAGCTCACCGGCCTCAGCGAAGGCGCCGACGACTACATCACCAAGCCCTTCCCGCTGCCCGAGCTGCACGCTCGTGTCAAGGCCATCATGCGCCGCCGCAGCCCCCAGAAAAACAACGTCCTCACGTTCCAGGACCTCACCGCCGACCTCGACTCATTGGAGTGCCGCGTGAATGGCAAGCTGCTCAATCTCACCCGCAAGGAAACCAACCTGCTGCTCTACTTCATCCATAACAAAGGCCGCATGCTGAGCCGCCAGGCCATTGCTGCCCACCTCTGGGGCGACTACACCGATAACCTCGACAGCGTGGACTTTGTGTACCAGCACGTGAAAAACCTGCGCAAGAAAATCACCGACGCCGGCGGCCAGGACTACATCAGCACCGTCTACGGCTTCGGCTACAAATTCAACGCCCCGGAGTAG
- a CDS encoding sensor histidine kinase: MKLNYRYTLAYAIITFFVLSIGFAIVYAALSRSATQATIGKLEDLNAVVAGQLRSGGSYTGHPSRANVRVARGVPADTARHAPLVRLRDEWEPALQSEVRMVRVTTYPVVRGQVYRVTSRAAVVEPRDAYLTGLMLVFAWTFVFLLALVVILSEVISWRILRPFTQTLRGIQQFQLSQQQRIALEPSRTTEFNVLNEFLLRMTTRAQSDYQGLKEFSENASHELQTPIATIKAKLELLLDSELTEPQLRLLTAMHDELERLSRINHSLTLLAKLEHFDTRPDTFTNLSQLVPATEAAFADLAEMKNLRTTQHIAPGVVVPLDEALAQLLLNNLLSNAIRHNQSGGEIRLQLTPEFLLLENTGHAPTAPVEELFGRFKKGNAALDSIGIGLAIVRRISELYGHCVSYTYAEGWHRIRLDFAPMLAGQ; the protein is encoded by the coding sequence GTGAAACTCAACTACCGCTACACGCTGGCCTACGCCATCATCACGTTTTTCGTGCTGAGTATTGGGTTTGCCATTGTGTACGCGGCCCTGTCACGGAGCGCCACGCAGGCCACCATTGGCAAGCTGGAGGACCTGAATGCGGTGGTGGCAGGGCAGCTGCGGAGTGGGGGCAGCTACACGGGGCATCCGTCGCGGGCCAACGTGCGGGTGGCGCGTGGCGTGCCCGCCGATACGGCCCGCCACGCGCCGCTGGTGCGGCTGCGCGACGAGTGGGAGCCGGCGTTGCAGTCGGAAGTGCGGATGGTGCGCGTGACCACCTACCCGGTGGTGCGTGGGCAGGTGTACCGCGTGACCAGCCGGGCGGCCGTGGTGGAGCCGCGCGACGCTTACCTAACGGGCCTGATGCTGGTGTTTGCGTGGACGTTTGTGTTTCTGCTGGCGTTGGTGGTGATTCTGAGCGAGGTGATTTCCTGGCGGATTCTGCGGCCCTTTACCCAGACGCTGCGCGGCATCCAGCAGTTTCAGCTCAGCCAGCAGCAGCGCATTGCTTTGGAGCCCAGCCGCACCACCGAGTTCAACGTGCTCAACGAGTTTCTGCTGCGCATGACCACCCGCGCCCAGAGCGACTACCAGGGCCTCAAGGAATTCTCCGAAAATGCCTCACACGAGCTGCAAACGCCCATTGCCACCATCAAGGCCAAGCTGGAGTTGCTGCTGGACTCGGAGCTGACGGAGCCGCAGCTGCGCCTGCTCACGGCCATGCACGACGAGCTGGAGCGCCTCAGCCGCATCAACCACTCGCTCACGCTGCTGGCCAAGCTGGAGCACTTCGACACCCGCCCCGATACCTTCACCAACCTAAGCCAGCTGGTGCCCGCCACCGAAGCCGCTTTCGCCGACCTGGCCGAGATGAAGAACCTGCGCACCACCCAGCACATTGCGCCCGGCGTGGTGGTGCCCCTGGACGAGGCCCTGGCCCAGCTGCTGCTCAACAACCTGCTCAGCAACGCCATCCGCCACAACCAGTCCGGCGGCGAAATCCGGCTGCAGCTCACCCCGGAATTTCTGCTGCTGGAAAACACCGGCCACGCGCCCACCGCGCCGGTGGAAGAGCTGTTCGGCCGCTTCAAGAAAGGCAACGCCGCCCTCGATTCCATCGGCATCGGGCTGGCCATCGTGCGCCGTATCAGCGAGTTGTACGGCCACTGCGTCAGCTACACCTACGCCGAGGGCTGGCACCGCATTCGGCTGGATTTCGCGCCGATGCTGGCTGGGCAGTAG